In Sulfitobacter sp. M39, the following proteins share a genomic window:
- the ubiA gene encoding 4-hydroxybenzoate octaprenyltransferase, translating to MHDTSPTPDGNDATRVVDAPADNWVDRSAPRFTRPYLRLSRADRPIGTWLLLLPCWWGLTLAMLFDQQPRWFDLWIFIGCGAGAWLMRGAGCTWNDITDRHIDGKVARTRSRPIPSGQVSVKGALAWMIAQMLIALGILLTFNGAAIALGVLALLPVAVYPFAKRFTWWPQVFLGIAFNWGALLAWTAHTGSLGAPAVVLYAAGIAWTLFYDTIYAHQDKEDDALIGVKSTARLFGDNTAQWLRRFLIATVGLMGLAVIFALRDSASFLAMVIALGGPWAMGWHMAWQLRGIDINDNDKLLRLFRVNRDTGMIPLVFFAAALLA from the coding sequence ATGCACGACACCTCGCCGACACCAGATGGCAATGATGCGACACGTGTGGTCGATGCCCCTGCGGATAATTGGGTCGACCGTTCAGCCCCGCGTTTCACCCGCCCCTACCTGCGGCTCAGCCGCGCCGACCGCCCTATTGGCACTTGGCTTTTGCTGCTGCCCTGTTGGTGGGGGCTGACGCTTGCGATGTTGTTTGACCAGCAACCGCGCTGGTTTGACCTATGGATCTTCATCGGCTGCGGTGCTGGTGCCTGGCTGATGCGCGGCGCGGGTTGCACGTGGAACGACATCACCGACCGGCATATCGATGGCAAGGTCGCCCGCACACGGTCGCGGCCCATCCCCTCGGGTCAGGTCAGCGTCAAAGGTGCGCTGGCATGGATGATCGCACAGATGCTGATCGCGCTTGGCATTTTGCTGACTTTCAACGGGGCCGCCATCGCCCTTGGGGTGCTGGCCCTGCTGCCCGTCGCCGTTTACCCTTTCGCCAAACGTTTCACGTGGTGGCCGCAGGTCTTCCTGGGCATCGCATTCAACTGGGGCGCGCTGCTGGCCTGGACCGCCCATACCGGCAGCCTCGGCGCGCCTGCGGTGGTGCTCTATGCCGCGGGCATCGCGTGGACGCTTTTTTATGACACGATCTATGCCCATCAGGACAAGGAAGATGACGCCCTGATCGGGGTCAAATCCACAGCCCGCCTGTTCGGGGACAACACCGCGCAATGGTTGCGCCGTTTCCTGATTGCCACCGTGGGCCTGATGGGGCTGGCGGTGATCTTTGCCCTGCGCGATTCCGCATCCTTTCTGGCGATGGTCATCGCCCTTGGCGGGCCTTGGGCAATGGGCTGGCATATGGCGTGGCAGTTGCGTGGCATTGACATCAACGACAACGACAAGCTTCTGCGTCTGTTTCGTGTGAACCGCGATACCGGCATGATCCCGCTGGTGTTTTTTGCCGCAGCCCTGCTGGCGTGA
- a CDS encoding OmpA family protein, with amino-acid sequence MRLSALLIIAMTFTAAATVSLVAANFSVTLIEENSEIGVRDALDAKEMTWAEVQADGLQVTLSGTAPDEVARFNALSTAGTIVDAARVIDQMDVTAQAAIAAPKFSVEILRNDSGVSIIGLIPTTTDRDAAIDRFQSIAGQDHVADLLESANYPAPDGWEDAFGFAISAMERLPRAKVSAEAGRVAITAISDSAEAKARLENQLKRAAPPGLVVTLEIAAPRPVITPFTLRFQIEEDSTGFDACSADTEQASARILKAAVAAGAPGSARCTVGLGVPSPRWSEAVEKAIGALSKIGGGSVSFADADISLIAAEGTEQEVFDRVVGELENALPDVFALNARLPKTVDPDAGPPEFVATLSPEGQVQLRGRLTDDALRELADSYAKASFGSDKVYTAARIVDDLPADWPTRVLSALDALSKLANGTVIVTPDSVSVAGNTGNPDASTQIATLLAGKLGEGKDYEVKVAYQEKLDPVLGLPTPQECEAEIGKVVAKGKINFEPGSATIDASALGTMDQIAEILQDCRDIALEVQGYTDSQGREEMNLALSQSRAQSVLNELRARRVITGSFVAKGYGEESPVASNDTEEGREANRRIEFKLIEEETAEDSDETALENGADTGDTDTPSDQTQEGN; translated from the coding sequence ATGCGCCTATCCGCACTCCTGATCATCGCGATGACCTTTACCGCCGCTGCGACCGTCTCATTGGTGGCTGCGAATTTTTCGGTAACCCTGATCGAGGAAAACTCCGAGATCGGCGTGCGTGATGCGCTTGATGCAAAAGAGATGACATGGGCCGAAGTGCAGGCAGACGGGCTGCAGGTCACCCTGTCGGGCACTGCGCCAGACGAGGTCGCACGGTTCAATGCGCTGAGCACCGCAGGCACCATCGTCGATGCCGCCCGCGTGATTGACCAGATGGATGTGACCGCGCAGGCCGCAATCGCCGCGCCGAAGTTCTCGGTCGAGATCTTGCGCAATGATTCCGGCGTTTCGATCATCGGGCTGATTCCCACGACCACCGACCGCGATGCGGCCATCGACCGTTTCCAGTCCATCGCCGGTCAAGATCATGTCGCCGATCTATTGGAATCAGCGAATTACCCTGCCCCCGACGGATGGGAAGACGCCTTTGGTTTCGCCATTTCCGCGATGGAGAGACTGCCCCGTGCCAAAGTTTCTGCCGAAGCGGGGCGTGTGGCGATCACCGCCATTTCCGACAGCGCAGAAGCCAAGGCACGGCTGGAAAACCAGTTGAAACGTGCAGCCCCTCCCGGGCTGGTGGTGACACTAGAGATCGCCGCGCCGCGCCCGGTGATCACGCCCTTTACCCTGCGCTTCCAGATCGAGGAAGACAGCACCGGCTTTGACGCCTGCAGCGCGGATACCGAACAGGCCAGCGCCCGAATCCTCAAGGCGGCCGTTGCGGCTGGCGCACCGGGGTCGGCACGCTGCACGGTGGGTCTTGGCGTGCCAAGCCCGCGGTGGTCGGAAGCCGTGGAGAAAGCCATCGGCGCGCTGTCCAAGATCGGTGGCGGCTCCGTCAGCTTTGCCGATGCCGATATCAGCCTGATCGCCGCCGAAGGCACAGAGCAAGAGGTATTCGACCGCGTTGTCGGTGAATTGGAAAACGCCCTGCCGGATGTTTTCGCGCTGAATGCGAGGCTACCCAAGACGGTAGACCCCGATGCCGGCCCGCCCGAATTTGTCGCCACGCTCTCGCCCGAAGGCCAGGTGCAGCTGCGCGGCCGTCTAACCGACGACGCGCTGCGCGAATTGGCCGACAGCTACGCCAAGGCGAGCTTTGGCTCGGACAAGGTCTATACCGCTGCACGCATTGTCGATGACCTGCCCGCCGATTGGCCAACCCGCGTGCTATCGGCGCTCGACGCGCTGTCCAAGCTGGCCAATGGCACCGTCATCGTGACCCCCGATAGTGTCAGCGTCGCGGGTAACACTGGGAACCCCGACGCCAGCACGCAGATCGCAACCTTGCTGGCAGGCAAACTGGGCGAAGGCAAAGACTATGAGGTCAAAGTCGCCTATCAAGAAAAGCTCGACCCCGTTCTGGGCCTGCCCACCCCGCAGGAATGCGAAGCCGAGATCGGCAAAGTTGTGGCCAAGGGCAAGATCAACTTTGAACCCGGCAGCGCCACCATTGACGCCTCCGCGCTTGGCACGATGGACCAAATCGCCGAAATCCTGCAAGACTGCCGCGACATAGCACTTGAGGTACAGGGCTATACCGACAGTCAGGGCCGCGAGGAAATGAACCTCGCGCTCAGCCAGTCGCGGGCCCAATCGGTGCTGAACGAATTGCGCGCCCGCCGCGTGATCACCGGCTCTTTCGTCGCCAAGGGCTATGGCGAAGAATCGCCCGTTGCCTCCAACGACACCGAAGAAGGCCGCGAGGCGAACCGCCGGATCGAATTTAAGCTGATCGAAGAAGAGACAGCGGAAGATTCTGACGAAACAGCGCTGGAAAATGGCGCGGATACAGGCGATACAGACACACCATCCGACCAGACCCAAGAAGGCAACTAA
- the plsY gene encoding glycerol-3-phosphate 1-O-acyltransferase PlsY produces the protein MPLIDSSLFVLLFWAVAAYLIGSVPFGMVLTRAMNLGDLRSIGSGNIGATNVLRTGSKKAAALTLILDGGKGAVAVLLARLFAGEDAAQIAALAAMLGHCYPVWLGFKGGKGVATFLGVLLALAWPVGLACCLAWLIAMAVTRTSSIGGLASAAASTFFMIFLGYGSALFLGILLTLLVFWRHRENIKRIRAGTEPKIGAKKD, from the coding sequence ATGCCCCTGATCGACTCTTCCCTATTCGTGCTCCTGTTCTGGGCCGTTGCGGCCTATCTGATCGGGTCGGTCCCCTTTGGCATGGTGCTGACGCGCGCAATGAATCTGGGCGATCTGCGCAGCATCGGGTCGGGCAATATCGGTGCCACCAATGTGCTGCGCACAGGTTCCAAAAAAGCGGCGGCGCTGACGTTGATCCTGGATGGGGGCAAAGGGGCCGTTGCGGTGCTGCTGGCACGGCTCTTCGCGGGCGAGGACGCCGCCCAAATTGCCGCATTGGCCGCGATGCTGGGCCATTGCTATCCGGTCTGGCTGGGGTTCAAGGGCGGCAAGGGTGTCGCGACATTCCTTGGTGTGTTGCTGGCCCTTGCATGGCCCGTCGGCCTGGCCTGCTGTCTGGCGTGGCTGATCGCCATGGCCGTCACCCGCACCTCGTCCATCGGGGGGCTGGCATCCGCCGCGGCATCGACCTTCTTTATGATCTTCCTGGGCTATGGCAGCGCCTTGTTTCTGGGCATCCTGCTGACCCTGCTGGTGTTCTGGCGCCACCGCGAGAACATCAAACGTATCCGCGCGGGTACAGAACCCAAAATTGGTGCCAAAAAAGACTGA
- a CDS encoding glutamate--cysteine ligase — translation MSIPQSGGGPIESYDQLVNYLADGCKPKEDWRIGTEHEKFGYNKETLLPLPYEGDCSIRAMLEGLRDGHGWASVEEGGKLIGLVKDGANISLEPGGQLELSGAPVETIHETCDEVNTHLREVRDVADRIGAGFIGLGAAPEWSHDQMDLMPKGRYKLMNEYMTKVGTMGRVMMRRTCTVQVNLDFGSEADMVQKLRVALALQPVATALFANSPFFEGKPNGHKSWRSRVWRDLDAARTGMLPWVFEDGMGFERWVEYALDVPMYFVYRDGIYIDALGQSFRDFLKGKLPGLPGEIPTLSDWADHLTTAFPEARIKKFIEMRGADGGPWRRLCALPAFWVGLTYDQQALDGAWDLVKDWDAETREALRVAGSVDGLQARVGGVRMHDIAREAVALSEQGLKARARSGAGGMVPDETHFLNALKESIETGKVPADELLEDYNGKWNGNLSRIYADYSY, via the coding sequence ATGTCTATCCCTCAATCCGGCGGCGGCCCGATCGAAAGTTACGACCAGCTGGTCAACTACCTCGCGGACGGGTGCAAGCCCAAGGAAGATTGGCGCATCGGCACCGAGCACGAGAAATTCGGCTACAACAAAGAGACGCTGCTGCCCTTGCCCTATGAGGGCGACTGTTCGATCCGCGCGATGTTGGAGGGGCTGCGCGACGGCCACGGTTGGGCCTCTGTAGAAGAGGGCGGCAAGCTGATCGGGTTGGTCAAGGACGGGGCCAATATATCGCTCGAGCCGGGCGGTCAGTTGGAGCTATCAGGCGCGCCCGTCGAAACCATCCACGAGACTTGCGACGAGGTGAACACCCACCTGCGCGAAGTGCGCGATGTGGCGGACCGGATCGGCGCGGGGTTCATTGGCTTGGGTGCGGCACCGGAATGGTCCCACGACCAGATGGATCTGATGCCCAAGGGCCGGTACAAGCTGATGAACGAATATATGACCAAGGTCGGCACTATGGGCCGGGTCATGATGCGCCGGACCTGCACGGTGCAGGTGAACCTTGATTTCGGGTCCGAGGCGGACATGGTGCAAAAGCTGCGCGTGGCGCTGGCCTTGCAACCTGTCGCGACTGCGCTGTTTGCGAATTCGCCCTTTTTCGAAGGCAAACCCAACGGCCACAAATCATGGCGCAGCCGGGTGTGGCGTGATCTGGATGCGGCGCGTACGGGCATGTTGCCTTGGGTATTCGAAGACGGCATGGGCTTTGAACGTTGGGTGGAATATGCGCTCGATGTGCCGATGTATTTTGTCTACCGCGATGGAATATATATCGATGCCCTGGGGCAGTCTTTCCGCGACTTCCTGAAAGGCAAGCTGCCTGGGCTGCCCGGGGAAATTCCGACGCTGAGCGATTGGGCGGATCACCTGACCACCGCCTTCCCCGAGGCGCGGATCAAGAAATTCATCGAAATGCGCGGTGCCGACGGTGGACCCTGGCGTCGTCTATGTGCTTTGCCCGCGTTTTGGGTCGGGTTGACCTATGACCAACAGGCGCTGGATGGTGCGTGGGATCTGGTGAAAGACTGGGATGCCGAAACGCGCGAGGCGCTGCGGGTCGCGGGCTCTGTCGATGGGTTGCAGGCCAGGGTGGGCGGCGTGCGCATGCATGATATCGCGCGCGAGGCTGTGGCCCTGTCCGAACAAGGGCTGAAAGCAAGGGCGCGCAGCGGTGCGGGCGGTATGGTCCCGGACGAGACGCATTTCCTGAACGCGCTGAAGGAAAGCATCGAGACCGGCAAGGTCCCTGCGGATGAGCTTCTGGAGGATTATAACGGTAAGTGGAACGGCAACCTCAGCCGAATCTACGCCGACTATTCCTATTGA
- the pyrC gene encoding dihydroorotase → MTLHFINAQLIDPEAGTVTRGTLRVEDGKIAAVMDDTAPIPGDAQVVDCRGKYLAPGIVDLGVKVCEPGERHKESFRSAGLAAAAGGVTTMVTRPDTDPTIDSPEVLEFVTRRANEAAPVNVVPMAALTKGREGREMTEIGFLMDAGAVGFTDCDRVVTDTKVFSRALTYARSIGALVIAHPQEPILSKGAAVTSGKFASLRGLPAVSPMAERMGLDRDIALIEMTGARYHADQITTARALPALERAKKNGLDITAGVGIHHLTLNALDVADYRTFFKLKPPLRDEEDRIAVVEAVASGLIDIICSMHTPQDEESKRLPFEEAASGAVALETLLPAALRLVHSEMIDIATLWRALSFNPAKRLGLPGGRMSVGAPADLVLFDDGAPFVMDREVLRSKSRNTPFDGMRMQGKVLETYVSGTCIYKAS, encoded by the coding sequence ATGACCCTGCATTTTATCAACGCGCAGCTGATCGACCCCGAAGCAGGCACCGTCACCCGCGGCACGCTTCGGGTCGAGGATGGCAAGATCGCGGCGGTAATGGACGATACCGCACCGATCCCCGGGGATGCGCAGGTCGTGGATTGCCGAGGGAAATACCTGGCCCCCGGTATCGTCGATCTGGGCGTCAAAGTCTGTGAACCCGGCGAGCGGCACAAGGAAAGCTTCCGCTCTGCAGGGTTGGCAGCGGCTGCAGGTGGGGTCACGACAATGGTCACCCGCCCCGACACCGACCCCACCATCGACAGCCCCGAAGTGCTTGAATTCGTTACCCGCCGTGCGAACGAGGCCGCCCCGGTCAACGTCGTGCCCATGGCTGCGCTGACCAAGGGCCGCGAAGGCCGCGAGATGACGGAGATCGGGTTTCTCATGGATGCCGGTGCCGTGGGCTTTACCGATTGTGACCGCGTGGTGACGGATACCAAAGTGTTCTCCCGCGCGCTGACCTATGCCCGTAGCATTGGCGCGCTTGTCATCGCTCACCCGCAGGAACCCATCCTGAGCAAGGGGGCGGCGGTGACCTCTGGTAAATTCGCGTCGCTGCGCGGGCTGCCTGCCGTCTCGCCCATGGCTGAACGCATGGGGCTGGACCGCGACATCGCCCTGATCGAAATGACCGGTGCCCGCTATCACGCCGACCAGATCACAACCGCCCGCGCCCTGCCCGCGCTGGAGCGTGCAAAGAAGAACGGCCTGGATATCACCGCCGGGGTCGGCATCCACCACCTGACGCTGAACGCGCTGGATGTGGCCGACTACCGCACCTTCTTCAAGCTCAAGCCCCCCCTGCGCGACGAAGAGGATCGCATCGCCGTGGTAGAGGCCGTGGCCTCTGGCCTGATCGATATCATCTGCTCCATGCACACCCCGCAGGACGAGGAATCCAAACGGCTCCCGTTCGAGGAAGCCGCATCGGGGGCCGTCGCATTGGAAACCCTGCTGCCCGCAGCCTTGCGACTGGTCCACTCCGAGATGATCGATATCGCCACGTTGTGGCGTGCGCTGTCGTTCAACCCTGCAAAACGTCTGGGGTTGCCCGGGGGGCGGATGTCCGTCGGTGCCCCCGCCGATCTGGTGCTGTTTGATGATGGCGCGCCTTTCGTGATGGACCGCGAGGTTTTGCGGTCGAAATCGCGCAACACCCCCTTTGACGGGATGCGCATGCAAGGTAAGGTCTTGGAAACTTACGTTTCCGGCACCTGCATCTATAAGGCCTCCTGA
- the uvrC gene encoding excinuclease ABC subunit UvrC, which produces MSDANEKPKTGHEVIQSYLKTIDGSPGVYRMLDSESRVLYVGKARNLRARVSNYARPSGHSGRIARMISNTASMMFLTTKTETEALLLEQNLIKQLKPKFNVLLRDDKSFPNILVTATHDYPQIKKHRGAKKEKGNYYGPFASAGAVNRTLNQLQRVFLLRDCSDAMFESRSRPCLQHQIKRCSAPCVGKISPEEYRKTVQDAEKFLNGKSTDIQGRLATEMAEASEAMEFERAAALRDRIKALTQVQTAQGINPQGVAEADIIALHMDQGQACVQVFFIRANQNWGNRDYYPRVGPDVDAAEVLEAFIGQFYDTREPPRQLILSNDIESPDLMVEALSGKLGRKVDIVVPKRGEKAELVDGALRNARESLARKLAETATQTNLLKGIADAFDLPAPPQRIEVYDNSHIQGTNAVGGMIVAGPEGMMKNQYRKFNIRGDDLTPGDDFGMMKEVLTRRFKRLLKEDPDRKLGMWPDLLLIDGGAGQVSAVASIMREYGVEGIPMVGVAKGVDRDAGKEEFYRVGKRPMALRHNDPVLYFIQRLRDEAHRFAIGTHRAKRAKAVGATPLDDVPGVGAARKRALLAHFGSAKAVGRANLSDLKAVDGVSVALAERIYAFFHERG; this is translated from the coding sequence ATGTCAGACGCTAACGAAAAACCGAAAACTGGCCATGAGGTGATTCAATCGTACCTGAAAACGATTGATGGCTCTCCTGGTGTGTACCGGATGCTCGATTCGGAAAGCCGTGTCCTGTACGTGGGCAAGGCGCGGAATCTGCGGGCGCGGGTGAGCAACTACGCGCGGCCGTCGGGTCATTCGGGCCGGATCGCGCGAATGATATCAAACACCGCGTCGATGATGTTTCTGACCACGAAGACAGAGACCGAGGCGCTGCTGCTTGAACAGAACCTGATCAAACAGCTCAAGCCGAAATTCAACGTGCTGCTGCGCGATGACAAGAGCTTTCCCAATATTCTGGTAACGGCGACGCATGATTATCCGCAGATCAAAAAGCACCGTGGGGCCAAAAAGGAAAAGGGCAATTACTATGGGCCCTTCGCTAGCGCCGGTGCGGTGAACCGCACGCTGAACCAACTGCAACGGGTGTTCCTGCTGCGCGATTGCTCTGACGCGATGTTCGAAAGCCGCTCGCGCCCCTGTTTGCAGCATCAGATCAAGCGCTGCTCTGCCCCCTGTGTGGGTAAGATCTCACCCGAAGAATATCGCAAGACGGTGCAGGACGCGGAGAAATTCCTCAACGGTAAGTCCACCGATATTCAGGGCAGGCTGGCGACCGAGATGGCCGAGGCGTCAGAGGCGATGGAGTTTGAACGCGCCGCCGCCCTGCGCGACCGGATCAAGGCGCTGACGCAGGTGCAAACGGCACAGGGGATCAACCCGCAAGGCGTTGCCGAAGCGGATATTATCGCGCTGCACATGGATCAGGGTCAGGCTTGCGTGCAGGTCTTCTTTATCCGCGCCAATCAGAACTGGGGGAACCGCGACTACTACCCCCGTGTGGGCCCCGATGTGGATGCCGCCGAGGTGCTGGAGGCCTTTATCGGTCAGTTCTATGACACCCGCGAACCACCGCGCCAGTTGATCCTGTCGAACGACATCGAAAGCCCCGATCTGATGGTTGAGGCGCTGTCAGGCAAGCTGGGGCGCAAAGTTGATATTGTGGTCCCCAAACGTGGCGAAAAAGCAGAGCTGGTCGATGGGGCGCTGCGCAATGCACGCGAATCTCTGGCGCGTAAACTGGCAGAGACAGCGACCCAGACGAACCTTCTTAAAGGTATCGCTGACGCCTTTGATCTGCCTGCGCCGCCGCAACGGATCGAGGTCTACGATAACTCCCACATCCAAGGGACGAACGCGGTTGGCGGTATGATTGTCGCCGGCCCCGAAGGAATGATGAAAAACCAGTACCGTAAGTTCAACATTCGCGGCGATGACCTGACGCCGGGGGATGACTTTGGCATGATGAAAGAGGTGCTGACCCGCCGTTTCAAACGGTTGCTCAAGGAAGATCCGGACCGCAAGCTTGGCATGTGGCCTGACCTGCTGTTGATCGACGGTGGTGCAGGGCAGGTGAGTGCTGTGGCGTCCATCATGCGCGAATACGGGGTTGAGGGTATTCCGATGGTCGGCGTGGCCAAAGGTGTGGATCGTGATGCGGGCAAAGAGGAATTTTACCGCGTCGGCAAGCGCCCGATGGCCTTGCGGCATAATGATCCGGTTTTGTATTTCATCCAGCGTTTGCGCGACGAAGCCCACCGTTTCGCCATCGGCACCCACCGCGCCAAACGTGCCAAGGCCGTGGGGGCGACGCCCCTTGATGACGTGCCCGGCGTCGGTGCCGCCCGCAAACGCGCGCTGCTGGCCCATTTCGGGTCAGCCAAGGCCGTTGGTCGCGCGAACTTGAGCGACTTGAAGGCGGTCGACGGGGTGTCGGTTGCTTTGGCCGAACGGATTTATGCATTTTTCCATGAACGCGGATAG
- the moaD gene encoding molybdopterin converting factor subunit 1 yields the protein MNILYFAWVRERIGLPREKVDTSARTVLDLVEELRGREERYAVAFSDLSGLRVAVDQELADFDASLEGVREVAFFPPMTGG from the coding sequence ATGAATATCCTGTATTTTGCATGGGTTCGCGAACGTATCGGGCTGCCTCGTGAGAAGGTCGATACGTCCGCCCGCACTGTCCTGGACCTTGTAGAGGAATTGCGCGGGCGCGAAGAGCGCTATGCTGTCGCCTTTTCCGATCTGTCCGGCCTGCGTGTCGCCGTGGATCAGGAACTTGCCGATTTCGATGCCTCGTTGGAAGGGGTGCGCGAAGTGGCGTTTTTCCCGCCGATGACAGGGGGTTGA
- the pgsA gene encoding CDP-diacylglycerol--glycerol-3-phosphate 3-phosphatidyltransferase yields the protein MKWNIPNILTLLRLVAAPGVAVMFLYFTRPYADALAMFLFIAAAVTDWFDGYLARAWGQETKLGTMLDPIADKAMVVIALMVIVAFSSWSPWLVLPATVILFREVFVSGLREFLGDVSGTLKVTALAKWKTTAQMVAIAVLFGQGLFEHYFGMSIFGMDNALVGAILSGEEEDVLGLTWKFHGMIWAGRIGLVLLWIAAALTAITGYDYLRKSMPHLVEPR from the coding sequence ATGAAGTGGAATATCCCCAATATCCTGACGCTCCTGCGTCTTGTCGCGGCCCCGGGTGTGGCTGTGATGTTCTTGTATTTTACGCGTCCCTATGCGGACGCTTTGGCGATGTTCCTGTTCATCGCCGCAGCGGTCACCGATTGGTTTGACGGCTATCTTGCGCGCGCGTGGGGGCAGGAAACCAAGCTGGGGACCATGCTGGACCCGATTGCCGACAAGGCGATGGTGGTGATTGCGCTGATGGTGATCGTCGCGTTTTCAAGCTGGTCGCCGTGGCTGGTGCTTCCTGCCACCGTGATCCTGTTTCGCGAAGTCTTTGTTTCAGGCCTGCGGGAGTTTCTGGGAGATGTGTCCGGCACCTTGAAGGTCACGGCGCTGGCCAAGTGGAAGACAACCGCGCAGATGGTCGCGATTGCCGTGCTGTTCGGGCAGGGGCTGTTTGAACATTACTTTGGCATGTCGATTTTCGGCATGGATAACGCCTTGGTCGGTGCCATTCTGTCTGGTGAGGAAGAGGACGTTCTGGGGCTTACCTGGAAGTTCCACGGGATGATCTGGGCCGGCCGGATCGGGTTGGTGCTGCTTTGGATTGCGGCGGCGCTGACGGCGATCACCGGCTATGATTATCTGCGCAAATCCATGCCCCATCTGGTGGAGCCACGCTGA
- a CDS encoding molybdenum cofactor biosynthesis protein MoaE: protein MKISVQEAGFDLGQESQDFAAGHRDMGAIVTFTGIVRDLPDDPLQAMEIEHYPGMTESALTEMAETAMARFSLGDALVIHRFGRLLPGEMIMMVATAARHRKDAFEAAEFLMDYLKSRAPFWKREITAKGADWVASKAEDEDALARW from the coding sequence ATGAAGATCTCGGTTCAGGAAGCGGGTTTTGATCTGGGGCAGGAAAGCCAGGATTTTGCTGCCGGTCATCGGGATATGGGCGCCATCGTGACCTTCACCGGCATCGTGCGCGATCTGCCCGATGATCCGTTGCAGGCGATGGAGATTGAACACTACCCCGGCATGACCGAATCTGCCCTGACCGAGATGGCCGAAACCGCGATGGCGCGGTTTTCACTGGGGGATGCTCTGGTCATTCACCGCTTCGGCCGACTGCTGCCGGGCGAGATGATCATGATGGTCGCCACCGCCGCGCGCCACCGCAAGGATGCGTTTGAAGCGGCTGAATTCCTTATGGATTACCTGAAGTCGCGCGCGCCCTTCTGGAAGCGCGAGATCACTGCCAAAGGGGCGGATTGGGTTGCATCAAAGGCAGAAGACGAAGACGCGCTGGCCCGGTGGTAA
- a CDS encoding 16S rRNA (uracil(1498)-N(3))-methyltransferase encodes MNAKIRLYVDHPLGQGQSVPLDKAQAHYLFGVMRQSVGASVLLFNGIDGEWRAEVAEAGKRGGVLVCAEPTKPLHMPPDLWLIFAPIKKARTDFIVEKAAEMGARRIVPVQSEFTNAGRVQRDRLQAHAVEAAEQCGGTFVPEVADMIRLDRLIDRWEPERSLMFCDEALAGEEEGLASARPGPWAILIGPEGGFSDSERTRLRGLDWSRPVALGPRILRADTAAVAAMTLWQKTLGDWA; translated from the coding sequence ATGAACGCGAAAATCAGACTTTATGTAGATCATCCACTGGGGCAGGGGCAATCCGTTCCTTTGGATAAGGCGCAGGCGCATTATCTCTTTGGCGTGATGCGTCAATCGGTGGGCGCGTCGGTCCTGTTGTTTAATGGCATCGATGGCGAATGGCGCGCCGAGGTCGCCGAGGCGGGCAAACGCGGCGGTGTGCTGGTCTGTGCCGAGCCGACGAAACCGCTGCACATGCCGCCCGACCTGTGGCTGATCTTCGCGCCGATCAAAAAGGCGCGCACGGATTTCATTGTCGAGAAAGCTGCCGAAATGGGTGCGCGGCGCATTGTGCCGGTGCAAAGTGAATTTACCAACGCCGGCCGCGTGCAGCGCGATCGCCTGCAAGCCCACGCGGTCGAGGCTGCAGAGCAATGCGGCGGGACTTTCGTTCCGGAGGTGGCCGATATGATCCGGCTGGACCGTCTGATCGATCGTTGGGAGCCCGAGCGGTCCTTGATGTTCTGCGACGAGGCGCTGGCGGGCGAGGAAGAGGGGCTCGCGTCCGCGCGACCCGGTCCTTGGGCCATCCTGATTGGACCAGAGGGCGGGTTTTCGGACAGTGAACGCACACGTTTGCGCGGGTTGGACTGGTCGCGCCCCGTCGCCTTGGGGCCGCGCATCTTGCGGGCGGATACGGCAGCAGTGGCGGCCATGACCCTGTGGCAAAAGACGTTGGGAGATTGGGCGTGA